From Crassaminicella indica, one genomic window encodes:
- a CDS encoding EAL domain-containing protein, producing the protein MKDDYKIVFLKQLNIFEKVLENNTEGVLIADIEGNILWVNHAFVEITGYEEKEVIGKNYWTFNALEKEIYKKIKVSLFEKGMWKGEALSKRKDGEIYPQRINLFLIKDKEKPTHFAAIIRDDTDCKSKEQKINYLAFRDFLTGLYNRAFFIGKLHYTLINACRKKERMAVFFIDLDGFKNINDHLGHAVGDLLLQKAARRIQFCVRECDIVARIGGDEFTILLPNINDVQSSIKIAQRIMNSFEKPFLINEHKLYVDISVGIAVYPDDGLDADTLMIHADIAMYKAKESKGSRVERFSNDLNKQSKEKFILENLLKGVLQRDEFLLYYQPIVNINTGKMVGAEALLRWKTKEFGWIPPSKFIPIAENTGRIISIGEWVLENACRQNKKWQATGYMPIYLSVNISIRQLEQKDFVEKVKNILLKTGLEAKYLELEITESISAENIYNIFSTFEKLNQLGVKLSIDDFGTGYSSLSQLSRLPISKLKIDKSFVNDLYIDNNNKSIVSAIIAMAKTLKMEVVAEGIETNEQLKFLKAAKCHMGQGCLFSPPVDKEAFEKFLNSFFHYNIN; encoded by the coding sequence GTGAAGGATGATTATAAAATTGTTTTTCTAAAACAGTTAAATATATTTGAGAAGGTTCTTGAAAACAATACAGAGGGTGTATTGATTGCAGACATAGAAGGAAATATTTTATGGGTCAATCATGCTTTTGTGGAAATTACGGGTTATGAAGAAAAAGAAGTAATAGGAAAAAATTATTGGACTTTTAATGCTTTAGAAAAAGAAATATATAAAAAAATAAAGGTGTCTTTATTTGAAAAAGGAATGTGGAAAGGGGAAGCTTTGAGTAAGCGAAAGGATGGAGAAATATATCCACAGCGTATCAATTTGTTCTTGATAAAGGATAAAGAAAAGCCTACTCACTTTGCTGCAATAATTAGAGATGATACAGATTGTAAAAGCAAGGAGCAAAAGATTAATTATTTGGCTTTTAGAGATTTTTTAACAGGTTTATATAATAGAGCATTTTTTATTGGGAAACTCCATTATACATTAATAAATGCTTGTAGAAAAAAGGAAAGAATGGCAGTATTTTTTATAGATTTAGATGGATTTAAAAACATTAATGATCATTTAGGACATGCAGTTGGAGATCTATTACTGCAAAAAGCTGCTAGGAGAATCCAATTCTGTGTACGGGAATGTGATATTGTAGCGCGTATTGGAGGAGATGAGTTTACTATACTGCTGCCAAATATAAATGATGTGCAAAGCTCTATAAAGATTGCGCAAAGGATTATGAATTCGTTTGAAAAACCATTTTTAATCAATGAACATAAATTATATGTAGATATTAGTGTTGGTATTGCAGTATATCCTGATGATGGGCTAGATGCAGATACGCTTATGATTCATGCAGATATTGCAATGTATAAAGCAAAAGAAAGTAAAGGAAGCAGAGTTGAAAGGTTTTCTAATGATTTGAATAAGCAATCAAAAGAGAAATTTATATTGGAAAACCTTTTAAAGGGTGTATTACAAAGAGATGAATTTTTACTTTACTACCAACCTATTGTAAATATCAATACAGGAAAAATGGTCGGAGCAGAAGCACTTCTAAGGTGGAAGACAAAGGAATTTGGATGGATTCCGCCAAGTAAATTCATACCAATTGCTGAAAATACTGGACGAATAATTTCTATTGGAGAATGGGTGCTTGAGAATGCTTGTAGGCAGAATAAAAAGTGGCAAGCTACTGGATATATGCCAATTTATTTATCTGTGAACATATCGATTAGACAATTAGAGCAAAAAGATTTTGTGGAAAAGGTAAAAAACATACTATTAAAGACAGGGCTAGAAGCTAAATATTTAGAGCTTGAAATAACAGAGAGTATCTCTGCAGAAAACATTTATAATATTTTTAGCACATTTGAGAAACTAAATCAATTAGGGGTAAAATTATCTATTGATGATTTTGGAACAGGTTATTCATCATTAAGCCAATTGAGCCGACTGCCCATTAGCAAATTGAAAATAGATAAAAGCTTTGTAAATGATCTTTATATAGATAATAACAATAAATCTATTGTGTCTGCGATTATTGCTATGGCTAAGACTCTAAAAATGGAGGTAGTTGCAGAAGGAATAGAAACTAATGAACAGTTGAAATTTTTAAAAGCTGCAAAATGTCATATGGGGCAGGGTTGTTTGTTTAGTCCACCTGTAGATAAAGAAGCATTTGAAAAATTTTTAAATTCATTTTTTCATTACAATATAAATTAA
- a CDS encoding efflux RND transporter permease subunit, whose protein sequence is MVRWSVNHRSIVMLICFFVFISGVFIYGDMERQENPNVVAPKGMVKCIYPGASPEDVEKLIIKPLETKINEIPEIKNLESFALDSVGVIKVTLVDLSDEKIDKVWEDLKDDVDEVKKDLPKEAWEPEVETDFTETYGMLLTLTGKQYSYKNLKEVAENLKDRLEEDPGVKAVDIDGEINEEIHINLDMAKLEQYKIAPSTIVKLIKAHNVNIPGGNLEMGHIKVPVQTSGEYKNMEQLKNTVIGISKSGNPISLKDVAQVVKTEEKKEVFDTFNNEKALVIGVKYEDGKNMVKIGKRLRAIINDFNEELYEGMDITIFTDQADYVNDAIKLFESNLISAIILVVLVVLIAMGSRSALVVSSSIPLIIMSVFVYMKLNGMQLHQVSIASLIISLSLLVANGIVANDSMYLYLERGFDRETACIRGANEVKIAILTSTLTSIASFLPLAMMQGVAGKFVKSLPILVSVALFSSYITSLTMVPALGYTFLKVKGDAKKKNIFFRKLEKYIDIDKFSKKVLEKYKENLKVILKRPKLIIGIALAVFVASLAIIPSLGVQLFPPVERDQYIIDVAIKQGSTAERTGEVVQKIGNILLKEQSIDSFMAKVGDGPLKYYITFVPNTVASNKAQFIVNGKQKDIEHIQELLDRKVPGARINVRKLEIAMPVDFPIEIRISGEDISVLKKLANDVKDIVEDVPGQKNTQDTFGFDSYKLHINVNEEKANLVGLSNYDIAATVRMAINGYEVTKLKQENIDDDDLPVIIKIPEKDKHNKEILDDIFFTSTITGENVPIDQIATIKNEFALNKIVRRNTKRTITVGLFVKEGYNTEAVQKKVEKALKDYKLPKGYTMEFGGASEERNDAFISMKVPSVIAVAIIYLILVMQFGDLREPFIIMGTIPLSFIGIIWGLKLTGYPIGFMALLGAISLMGVVVNNGIVLLDYIKLLKNDYENLHDAIIEACATRIRPIMIGMITTVISLIPLGLSGGQLWAPMAYSIIFGMMVSSVLTLYVIPAAYLIIEGEQSLIRKLVVYMKSK, encoded by the coding sequence ATGGTAAGATGGAGTGTAAATCACAGAAGTATCGTCATGTTGATTTGTTTCTTTGTATTCATTTCAGGGGTTTTCATTTATGGAGATATGGAAAGACAGGAAAATCCAAATGTTGTTGCTCCTAAAGGTATGGTGAAGTGTATTTACCCAGGAGCAAGTCCGGAGGATGTTGAAAAGTTAATTATCAAACCATTAGAAACAAAGATTAATGAAATTCCAGAGATAAAAAATCTTGAGAGCTTTGCATTAGATAGTGTAGGTGTTATAAAGGTAACGCTTGTAGATTTAAGTGATGAAAAAATTGACAAAGTTTGGGAAGATTTAAAGGATGATGTAGATGAGGTAAAAAAAGATTTACCAAAGGAAGCTTGGGAGCCAGAGGTTGAAACGGATTTTACAGAGACATATGGAATGTTGCTTACTCTTACAGGTAAGCAGTACAGCTATAAGAATTTAAAAGAGGTTGCAGAAAATTTAAAGGATCGATTAGAGGAGGATCCTGGTGTTAAGGCTGTAGATATTGATGGAGAGATTAATGAAGAGATTCATATAAATCTAGACATGGCAAAGCTAGAGCAATATAAGATTGCACCGAGTACGATTGTAAAGCTTATTAAAGCTCATAATGTAAATATTCCAGGTGGAAATTTAGAAATGGGACATATAAAGGTTCCAGTACAGACATCTGGTGAATATAAGAATATGGAACAATTAAAAAATACAGTCATAGGGATATCTAAAAGCGGAAATCCGATTTCCCTAAAGGATGTTGCACAGGTAGTAAAAACAGAAGAGAAAAAAGAGGTGTTTGATACCTTTAATAATGAAAAAGCTCTTGTAATAGGTGTAAAATATGAAGATGGAAAAAACATGGTTAAAATAGGAAAAAGATTGAGAGCTATAATAAATGATTTCAATGAAGAGTTATATGAAGGAATGGATATTACTATATTTACAGATCAAGCAGATTATGTAAATGATGCGATCAAACTGTTTGAGAGTAATCTTATATCAGCGATTATTCTTGTGGTTTTAGTCGTACTTATTGCTATGGGATCAAGAAGTGCATTGGTTGTATCTAGCTCTATACCTTTAATCATTATGAGTGTTTTTGTATATATGAAGCTCAACGGAATGCAGCTGCATCAAGTATCTATTGCTTCACTGATTATTTCATTAAGCTTGCTGGTTGCAAATGGAATTGTCGCAAATGATAGTATGTATCTTTATCTTGAAAGAGGCTTTGATAGAGAAACAGCTTGTATAAGAGGTGCTAATGAGGTAAAAATTGCTATTCTTACATCTACACTGACAAGTATTGCTTCTTTCTTGCCATTAGCTATGATGCAGGGAGTAGCTGGGAAATTCGTAAAGAGTTTGCCAATATTGGTTTCTGTCGCACTCTTTAGTTCATATATTACATCTCTTACGATGGTACCAGCACTAGGGTACACTTTCTTGAAAGTAAAAGGAGATGCGAAAAAGAAAAATATATTCTTTAGAAAGCTTGAAAAATATATAGATATTGATAAATTTTCAAAAAAAGTTTTAGAAAAATATAAGGAAAACTTGAAGGTTATATTAAAAAGACCAAAGCTTATTATTGGTATTGCTTTAGCTGTATTTGTTGCAAGTCTTGCAATTATACCAAGCTTAGGGGTGCAACTATTTCCTCCTGTAGAAAGAGATCAGTATATTATTGATGTAGCTATAAAGCAGGGAAGTACCGCAGAAAGAACAGGGGAGGTTGTACAAAAAATAGGAAATATCCTTTTAAAAGAACAGTCTATAGATTCCTTTATGGCAAAGGTTGGAGATGGACCATTAAAATATTATATAACCTTTGTACCTAATACGGTAGCAAGTAATAAGGCCCAATTTATTGTCAATGGAAAGCAAAAGGATATTGAGCATATACAGGAGCTTTTAGATCGCAAAGTACCGGGAGCAAGAATCAATGTAAGAAAACTTGAAATTGCTATGCCTGTTGATTTTCCTATTGAGATAAGAATATCAGGTGAGGATATATCTGTACTGAAAAAATTAGCAAACGATGTAAAAGATATAGTAGAGGACGTTCCGGGACAAAAGAATACTCAAGATACCTTTGGATTTGATTCTTATAAGCTTCATATAAATGTGAATGAAGAGAAGGCAAACCTAGTAGGACTTAGCAATTATGATATTGCTGCTACTGTTAGAATGGCTATTAATGGATATGAAGTGACAAAATTAAAGCAGGAAAATATAGATGATGATGACCTTCCAGTAATTATCAAAATTCCAGAAAAGGATAAGCATAATAAAGAAATTTTAGATGACATATTCTTTACATCAACTATTACTGGAGAAAATGTGCCTATTGATCAAATTGCTACTATAAAGAATGAATTTGCTTTAAATAAAATAGTAAGACGCAATACAAAAAGAACTATTACAGTAGGTTTATTTGTAAAGGAAGGCTATAATACAGAAGCTGTTCAGAAAAAGGTCGAAAAGGCTCTAAAGGATTATAAGCTTCCAAAGGGGTATACGATGGAATTTGGAGGAGCGAGCGAGGAAAGAAATGATGCGTTCATTTCTATGAAGGTGCCTTCTGTTATTGCAGTAGCTATTATTTATTTAATATTAGTTATGCAGTTTGGAGATTTAAGAGAACCTTTCATTATTATGGGTACTATTCCTTTATCATTCATAGGAATTATATGGGGGTTGAAGCTTACAGGCTATCCAATAGGCTTTATGGCACTCTTAGGTGCGATAAGTCTTATGGGTGTTGTTGTAAATAATGGTATTGTTCTTTTGGATTATATTAAGCTGCTTAAAAATGATTATGAAAACTTACATGATGCTATTATAGAAGCTTGTGCTACAAGAATTAGACCTATTATGATAGGTATGATTACTACTGTTATTTCATTGATTCCTTTAGGACTTTCAGGAGGACAGCTTTGGGCGCCTATGGCATATTCTATTATTTTTGGTATGATGGTTTCATCAGTCCTTACGCTATATGTAATTCCAGCTGCATATCTTATTATAGAAGGAGAACAATCTCTTATTAGAAAATTAGTTGTTTATATGAAATCAAAATAA
- a CDS encoding efflux RND transporter periplasmic adaptor subunit: MRRKGIALFLCILCMLYALTGCSFQKDQTVMAQSLKPVVLQEIKEAAYVDQISLSGNIKPAKTIKLAYKIPGGIIENIFVNEGDFVKKDDIIMQLDSYDYQLKVQAAESKWESSKLKMDSQIPSKINQAKAYLDLVEKNYERIKNLYEEGAVPTAKMDEIEAKYIEAKNKYQEALDAKEYTRIELEQAEAAKDSAQSNLKDTSLRSPIDGIVLKKIAEVGETAAQGYPVIVLGQLDEVEIEVGVADSNINNIKKGQKAVVYVYGIEKEFEGTVSEVSALADTQTRTFPVKVTIKNKDHELKPGMVGKVTIPLSEEKALLIPIDAILNMPEGPVVFVYSEKDRSVHKQKITPGEIIGDKLEVKEGLKVGDKIVVEGQFKLKDNDKINVEAMK; encoded by the coding sequence ATGAGACGAAAAGGAATTGCTTTATTTTTATGTATTTTATGTATGCTGTATGCTTTGACAGGGTGTAGCTTTCAAAAAGATCAAACTGTTATGGCTCAGTCATTAAAGCCTGTAGTGCTACAGGAAATAAAGGAAGCAGCTTATGTTGATCAAATATCTTTAAGTGGAAATATAAAGCCAGCAAAGACTATTAAGCTTGCTTATAAGATTCCAGGAGGAATTATTGAAAATATTTTTGTAAATGAAGGAGATTTTGTAAAGAAGGATGATATAATTATGCAGCTTGATAGCTATGATTATCAACTTAAGGTTCAAGCAGCAGAATCAAAATGGGAGTCTTCAAAATTAAAGATGGATAGCCAAATTCCATCAAAAATAAACCAAGCAAAGGCTTATTTAGATTTGGTTGAAAAAAATTATGAAAGAATAAAAAATCTTTACGAAGAAGGTGCTGTTCCAACAGCTAAGATGGATGAGATTGAAGCAAAGTATATAGAAGCTAAAAACAAATATCAAGAAGCATTAGATGCGAAGGAATATACAAGAATAGAGCTTGAGCAGGCAGAAGCTGCAAAGGATTCTGCTCAGTCAAATCTAAAAGATACAAGTCTTAGAAGTCCAATTGATGGGATTGTTCTAAAAAAAATAGCAGAGGTTGGAGAAACAGCAGCTCAGGGGTATCCTGTTATAGTATTAGGACAGCTTGATGAGGTAGAAATAGAAGTTGGTGTTGCAGACAGCAATATCAATAATATTAAAAAAGGGCAAAAGGCTGTAGTTTATGTATATGGAATTGAAAAGGAATTTGAGGGAACTGTAAGCGAAGTGAGTGCATTAGCTGATACACAGACGAGAACTTTCCCTGTAAAGGTAACTATTAAAAATAAAGACCATGAATTAAAACCGGGAATGGTAGGAAAGGTAACTATTCCATTATCTGAGGAAAAAGCGTTACTGATTCCTATAGATGCTATTTTAAATATGCCAGAAGGACCTGTTGTATTTGTTTATTCAGAAAAAGATAGATCTGTTCATAAGCAAAAAATTACGCCAGGAGAAATTATTGGAGATAAGCTAGAAGTAAAAGAAGGTTTAAAAGTAGGAGATAAGATTGTTGTAGAAGGACAGTTCAAATTAAAGGATAATGATAAAATCAACGTGGAGGCGATGAAATAA
- a CDS encoding TetR/AcrR family transcriptional regulator, with product MRMRIIDAAIEETGEKGIKFTMNDLAKRLGVSKRTLYENFSSKESLIDAIVERFFSTMKEKEKAILEDESLDTLGKLKAIAMILPNDPKLMYMSKFYEMKQYYPKQWMKVEKWLNEWEPEVELIEEGIKSGKLRKVNPIVFRKIIIESMMALVERSFLMKNDMTFKEALQDMVDIILYGLVVDEK from the coding sequence ATGCGTATGCGAATAATTGATGCAGCGATTGAGGAAACAGGAGAAAAAGGGATTAAATTTACTATGAACGATTTAGCAAAAAGACTTGGAGTCAGTAAAAGAACTCTTTATGAAAATTTTAGTTCAAAGGAAAGCTTAATAGATGCGATTGTAGAGCGTTTTTTCTCCACTATGAAAGAAAAAGAAAAAGCTATTTTGGAGGATGAAAGCTTAGATACATTAGGAAAATTAAAGGCGATTGCTATGATTCTTCCAAATGATCCGAAGCTTATGTATATGAGTAAGTTTTATGAAATGAAGCAGTATTATCCAAAACAGTGGATGAAAGTAGAAAAATGGTTGAATGAATGGGAGCCTGAAGTTGAATTGATCGAAGAGGGAATTAAGAGTGGAAAATTAAGAAAAGTAAACCCTATTGTTTTTAGGAAAATCATTATAGAATCAATGATGGCTCTAGTAGAAAGAAGCTTTTTAATGAAAAATGATATGACATTTAAAGAAGCTTTGCAGGATATGGTAGATATTATCCTGTACGGTCTTGTAGTAGATGAAAAATAA
- a CDS encoding TerD family protein — MAKSLIKGEKVIIGKVNEGLGVFSMELEFINTFYPLLDIDFFAFMIDEKQRVNKQHIIFYNQPMQNKSIKYYEDYKGDENKKIFEIDLNKLPKNIQKIVFGCSVYKDENIDKLKSIPLTFKMLDKITGIEMFQINEDLDIGYYETFLLGDIYQYKDLWKFNTVKYEHEKHILGILKRLYGINFY; from the coding sequence TTGGCAAAATCACTGATTAAAGGTGAAAAAGTTATTATAGGAAAAGTGAATGAAGGATTAGGAGTATTTAGTATGGAGCTAGAGTTTATAAATACTTTTTATCCTTTGCTGGATATAGATTTTTTTGCTTTCATGATAGATGAAAAACAAAGAGTCAATAAGCAGCATATTATATTTTATAATCAGCCAATGCAAAACAAAAGCATTAAGTATTATGAAGATTATAAAGGTGATGAAAATAAAAAGATATTTGAAATTGATCTAAATAAGCTTCCTAAAAATATTCAAAAAATTGTCTTTGGGTGTTCTGTGTATAAGGATGAAAATATAGATAAGCTTAAAAGCATCCCTTTGACTTTTAAAATGCTTGATAAAATAACAGGTATAGAAATGTTTCAAATCAATGAAGATTTAGATATAGGATATTATGAAACATTTTTATTAGGTGATATTTATCAATATAAGGATTTATGGAAATTCAACACAGTAAAATATGAACATGAAAAGCATATATTAGGTATCTTAAAACGATTATATGGTATAAATTTTTATTAA
- a CDS encoding toxic anion resistance protein has translation MSSKDFTSVDLSKLDQKDLERLEKIKEEINIGNTNSIASFGAEIQGSIAKFADGILEGVRTKDTGNVGNDLTLLLSTIQKVDVEKLQEKKSITSKIPFFNRIKRSIDRTKTQLEEVTQTVDRIVVSLDTARKELIRDINMLDALYNKNLEYLQLLDMYIAAGELKYKELKETIFVELEQKAQQTQDMLDVQKYNDFAQLLNEMEKRIHDLKLSREIAIQTLPQIRLMQNNNKILANKIQSSILTTIPIWKNQIALSISLNKQKAALELQKKVSDTTENMLKQNAELLKMNTLEIARESERGIISMDTLKQTHQKLIETIEGTMKIYQEGKEKRAMIEKELTALEDTQKQKLLGFRSQQ, from the coding sequence ATGAGTTCTAAAGATTTTACTTCTGTTGATTTATCTAAGCTTGATCAAAAGGATTTAGAGAGGTTAGAAAAAATAAAAGAAGAGATAAATATAGGGAATACAAACAGCATAGCTTCTTTTGGGGCTGAAATTCAAGGAAGTATTGCAAAATTTGCAGATGGAATATTAGAAGGTGTAAGAACAAAGGATACTGGCAATGTTGGAAATGATTTGACATTATTATTATCAACTATTCAAAAAGTAGATGTTGAGAAACTTCAGGAAAAGAAATCTATCACTAGCAAAATCCCTTTTTTCAATAGAATAAAAAGAAGTATTGATCGTACAAAGACTCAGTTAGAAGAGGTTACTCAAACAGTAGATAGGATTGTTGTTTCGCTGGATACAGCTAGAAAAGAGTTGATTAGAGATATAAATATGTTAGATGCTTTATACAATAAAAATTTAGAGTATCTTCAGCTACTAGATATGTATATTGCAGCAGGAGAATTGAAATACAAAGAGCTTAAAGAAACTATATTTGTAGAATTAGAGCAAAAAGCACAGCAAACTCAGGACATGTTAGATGTTCAAAAATATAATGATTTTGCACAATTATTAAATGAAATGGAAAAGAGAATTCATGATTTGAAATTGAGTAGAGAAATCGCGATTCAGACTCTTCCACAAATAAGACTTATGCAAAACAACAATAAAATATTGGCAAATAAGATTCAATCTAGTATTTTGACAACTATTCCGATTTGGAAAAATCAAATCGCTTTGTCTATTTCTTTAAACAAGCAAAAAGCTGCATTAGAGCTTCAAAAGAAGGTTTCAGATACAACAGAAAATATGCTAAAGCAAAATGCAGAGCTTCTTAAAATGAATACATTAGAGATTGCAAGAGAAAGTGAAAGAGGGATAATTAGCATGGATACCCTAAAGCAAACACATCAAAAGCTAATTGAAACTATTGAAGGAACGATGAAGATTTATCAAGAAGGAAAAGAAAAGAGAGCAATGATAGAAAAAGAGTTAACAGCACTTGAAGATACACAAAAGCAAAAATTATTAGGTTTTAGAAGTCAACAGTAA
- a CDS encoding alanine/glycine:cation symporter family protein: MEKITAILNSIDSFVWGPPLLILLVGTGIYLTIRLGLLQVLKLPLALRLLFSKDHDSSAEGDVSSFAALCTALAATIGTGNIVGVATAIKAGGPGALFWMWIAAFFGMATKYSEGLLAVKYRVVDENGQMSGGPMYYIEKGLGNKFLAKMFAIFGIGVAFFGIGTFPQVNAIVNAAKITLNMPMIVTSIILTILVALVTLGGIKSISRVAELLVPFMAVFYIIGSIIILVMNIDLLPSTILLIIKSAFSPTAAAGGFLGATVMMAIRNGVARGVFSNESGLGSAPIAAAAAKTKSCVRQGLISMTGTFFDTIIVCTMTGLVLILTGVWQGDLEGAAMTNAAFSKAVPGIGQLIVTIGLMFFAFTTILGWNYYGERCTEYLLGVKWIKPFKYTYILLIAIGAFLKLNTIWILADIVNGLMAIPNLIGLIGLSNVIITETKLYFHQLENKKQLSKKTV; the protein is encoded by the coding sequence ATGGAAAAAATAACTGCAATTTTAAACTCAATTGATTCTTTTGTATGGGGACCACCCCTATTGATCCTATTAGTTGGTACAGGTATTTATCTAACTATCAGACTAGGACTTTTACAAGTATTAAAATTACCTTTAGCACTAAGGCTTTTATTTTCAAAGGATCACGATTCTTCTGCTGAGGGAGACGTATCTAGCTTTGCAGCACTTTGTACAGCACTTGCTGCAACTATTGGTACAGGTAATATTGTAGGAGTTGCAACTGCTATTAAAGCAGGAGGACCGGGTGCACTTTTTTGGATGTGGATAGCTGCATTTTTTGGTATGGCAACAAAATACTCTGAAGGACTTTTGGCAGTAAAATATAGGGTTGTAGATGAAAACGGTCAAATGTCAGGAGGCCCTATGTATTATATTGAAAAGGGTCTAGGAAATAAATTTCTTGCAAAAATGTTTGCTATATTCGGCATCGGCGTAGCATTCTTTGGTATTGGTACTTTTCCACAAGTAAATGCTATTGTAAATGCTGCAAAAATCACTCTTAATATGCCAATGATTGTTACATCGATTATCCTCACTATACTTGTAGCACTTGTAACATTAGGTGGTATTAAAAGCATTTCTAGAGTTGCTGAGCTTTTAGTTCCTTTTATGGCAGTATTTTATATCATCGGTTCAATTATAATTCTTGTTATGAATATAGATCTATTGCCAAGCACTATTTTACTAATTATAAAAAGCGCCTTTTCCCCTACTGCAGCCGCAGGAGGCTTTTTAGGAGCAACTGTTATGATGGCTATTCGAAACGGTGTTGCTCGAGGAGTTTTTTCTAATGAATCTGGTCTTGGTAGTGCACCAATTGCAGCAGCTGCTGCTAAAACAAAATCATGTGTTCGTCAAGGACTTATATCTATGACTGGTACATTCTTTGATACTATTATAGTATGTACCATGACAGGACTTGTATTAATATTAACAGGAGTTTGGCAAGGTGATTTGGAAGGAGCAGCCATGACCAATGCAGCATTCAGTAAAGCTGTACCTGGTATTGGTCAGCTTATTGTTACAATCGGACTTATGTTCTTTGCTTTTACTACTATATTAGGATGGAATTATTACGGAGAAAGATGTACAGAATATCTATTAGGTGTAAAGTGGATTAAGCCTTTTAAATACACTTATATATTATTGATCGCAATAGGAGCTTTCTTAAAATTAAATACAATTTGGATTTTAGCTGATATTGTAAATGGATTAATGGCAATTCCAAACCTTATTGGTTTGATTGGATTAAGCAACGTCATTATAACAGAAACAAAGCTCTATTTTCATCAGCTAGAAAATAAAAAACAATTGAGCAAAAAAACTGTTTAA
- a CDS encoding DUF2156 domain-containing protein: MFKNNIALKDRALFEKYIYSYPYKASGLTFTSLFMWRQLNEFKYEIINDFLCISGINHLNINHKEYFVLPPLTIEKYDIHKLSLTIDTIKNRFESFNHPFNMKLIPKSMLETFQLANPKLIFTPDRANFDYVYLKEDLITLRGRKLHSKKNHLNYFMKNIPHKYVPLTDALIEDCLRLNMRLVEAKTYSTLEAHLIDLEQMAVYEALKNMKALDARGGAILINDKVEAFTLGAKLDAETMVVHIEKANTNYRGLYQAINQQFCKNACLDVKYINREEDMGIPNLRKAKESYRPIKMIEKYDATFHK; this comes from the coding sequence ATGTTTAAAAATAATATTGCACTAAAGGATCGCGCTTTATTCGAAAAATATATCTATAGTTATCCTTATAAAGCTTCTGGATTAACTTTTACAAGTCTTTTTATGTGGAGACAGCTTAATGAATTCAAATATGAAATCATTAATGATTTTTTGTGTATTTCAGGAATCAATCATCTAAATATTAACCATAAAGAATATTTTGTTCTTCCTCCATTAACAATAGAAAAATACGACATTCATAAATTGTCCTTGACAATTGATACAATCAAAAATAGATTCGAAAGCTTTAACCACCCTTTTAATATGAAATTAATTCCAAAGTCAATGCTCGAAACTTTTCAACTAGCTAATCCTAAGTTGATCTTTACTCCTGATCGAGCGAATTTTGACTATGTATATTTAAAGGAAGATTTAATTACATTAAGGGGGCGAAAGCTACATTCTAAAAAAAATCATTTGAATTATTTTATGAAAAATATCCCACACAAGTATGTACCCTTAACAGATGCACTAATAGAAGATTGTCTCAGATTAAATATGCGCCTTGTTGAAGCTAAGACTTATAGCACATTAGAAGCTCATTTGATTGATTTAGAGCAAATGGCAGTTTATGAAGCACTCAAAAATATGAAAGCATTAGATGCTCGTGGTGGTGCAATTTTAATAAATGACAAGGTTGAAGCCTTTACTTTAGGTGCAAAGCTAGATGCAGAAACAATGGTTGTCCACATTGAAAAAGCCAATACAAATTATAGAGGCTTATATCAAGCTATCAATCAGCAATTTTGTAAAAATGCTTGTTTAGATGTAAAATATATAAATCGTGAAGAGGATATGGGTATTCCAAATTTAAGGAAGGCAAAAGAATCATATCGTCCTATAAAAATGATTGAAAAGTATGATGCAACCTTTCATAAATAG